The Desulfuromonas acetoxidans DSM 684 genome contains a region encoding:
- a CDS encoding YkgJ family cysteine cluster protein, with translation MTMNQDVAALIAAYREVLAQADHWFDDAATALGPMLGCHIGCCDCCRGLFDITVPDAVVLQMGFHRLDAGWQQRVLRRCRERRDLLQQQWPELQAPYLLNHLHDRPWQTMPERDATPCPLLDDDGCCLVYAWRPLTCRLHGLPQVDHDAEVFSDDCCPYNEEAVYQSTSGVQRGPFRQIFTREAQLIRRVNQLLTGRDLYELDTFIPLALMIDFSDPDQWAQPVDTARL, from the coding sequence TTGACCATGAACCAGGATGTCGCCGCGTTGATAGCCGCGTATCGTGAGGTGCTCGCTCAGGCTGACCACTGGTTTGATGACGCAGCAACTGCGCTCGGCCCGATGCTGGGCTGCCATATTGGCTGCTGTGATTGCTGCCGGGGCCTGTTTGATATCACTGTACCGGATGCCGTGGTGTTGCAAATGGGCTTTCACCGTCTTGATGCCGGTTGGCAGCAGCGGGTTTTGCGGCGTTGTCGTGAGCGGCGTGACCTGCTGCAACAGCAGTGGCCGGAACTGCAGGCGCCGTATTTGCTCAATCACCTTCACGACCGCCCCTGGCAAACCATGCCGGAACGGGATGCTACGCCTTGCCCGTTACTTGATGATGACGGCTGTTGTCTGGTCTATGCGTGGCGACCGCTGACCTGTCGGCTTCACGGCCTTCCCCAGGTTGACCATGATGCCGAGGTTTTTTCCGACGACTGTTGTCCTTACAATGAAGAGGCCGTGTATCAGTCCACATCCGGTGTTCAACGTGGACCGTTTCGCCAGATTTTCACGCGAGAAGCGCAACTGATCCGCCGGGTGAATCAGTTGTTGACCGGTCGGGATCTGTACGAACTGGATACGTTTATCCCCTTGGCTCTGATGATCGATTTTTCCGACCCCGATCAGTGGGCTCAGCCTGTGGATACCGCCAGACTGTGA
- a CDS encoding OprD family outer membrane porin codes for MDGELDTYQYGVNAGVSAYGFDLTGFYAKTGDDSIRDEWGYGKVVIQQVVNSGDSLSGDRGHEDAYAARLSYDFGAAGINGLKGYVFHSLYDAPASTINETDFSLQYAFSGALDGLSVRARYAMIDKDSGQEDLNDVRFYLTYKFAFSGK; via the coding sequence TTGGATGGTGAGCTGGATACCTATCAGTATGGTGTTAATGCCGGGGTCAGTGCCTACGGTTTCGATCTGACCGGGTTTTACGCCAAGACCGGTGATGACTCGATTCGTGATGAATGGGGTTACGGCAAAGTCGTCATCCAGCAGGTGGTCAATTCCGGCGATTCCCTGTCTGGTGATCGCGGCCATGAAGATGCCTATGCGGCACGCTTGTCCTATGACTTCGGCGCTGCCGGCATTAACGGTCTCAAGGGCTATGTGTTCCATTCGCTGTACGATGCACCGGCCAGTACCATCAACGAAACCGATTTCAGCCTGCAGTACGCGTTTTCAGGGGCGTTGGACGGCCTGAGTGTGCGGGCACGTTATGCCATGATCGACAAAGACAGTGGTCAAGAGGATCTAAATGATGTCCGTTTTTATCTGACCTACAAGTTTGCTTTCAGCGGTAAATAG
- a CDS encoding sigma-54-dependent Fis family transcriptional regulator, translated as MRAQDLDLRELLTTTSESGVIQFMGQRVLIFDALALGLLREELIDTLGIHTARGILTRFGYAHGWRTAEMLRRDYPELFKDAYTGPHLHSLCGLMTPGTTIRSDGEGKAPLVEGTWHDSYEAEQHQLHFGTADEPTCWTLTGFASGYVSNRTGREVYFLEKACCGMGDPVCKIEGRFKEMWDESYASQLSYYNQKSFDTVLSELTSKLKSVEKQLKHRQRQLSCFDIDDDLPCVSCRSPAMRKTAELAKRIAGTDSSVVISGETGVGKERIAQYIHDESQRAVRPFVAINCGALTETLLESELFGYIKGAFTGAVKDTVGLFEAANGGTLFLDEIGEISPSMQVKILRVLQEREIRRIGDNKTRPVDFRVVSATNRNLSEEVEAGRFRQDLYYRLRVIELRVPAMRERQDDILPLARIFLSESAKRSQRDITAFSPQAAKQLLSYHWPGNVRELQNVVEYGVALATGNRIEVEDLPEELRTTMPQPTISGKISSLEEVEKNYILSALKTMDGNKTKTAEALNIGIATLYRKLNSYEKA; from the coding sequence ATGCGCGCACAAGATCTTGATTTACGTGAACTGCTGACCACCACATCGGAGAGCGGCGTCATCCAATTTATGGGGCAACGGGTGCTGATTTTTGACGCACTCGCCCTGGGATTGCTGAGGGAAGAGCTGATTGACACGTTGGGAATACACACCGCCCGCGGTATCTTGACGCGATTCGGTTATGCTCATGGTTGGCGAACTGCAGAGATGTTAAGACGGGATTACCCTGAACTGTTCAAAGACGCTTACACTGGACCACACCTGCACTCTCTGTGCGGCCTGATGACACCGGGAACAACCATCCGCTCCGACGGCGAAGGGAAGGCTCCTCTGGTCGAAGGTACCTGGCACGATTCCTACGAAGCGGAACAGCATCAACTTCATTTCGGCACCGCTGATGAGCCGACTTGCTGGACCTTGACCGGGTTTGCCAGTGGCTATGTGTCAAACCGGACCGGCCGCGAGGTGTACTTTCTAGAGAAAGCCTGCTGCGGCATGGGCGATCCAGTGTGTAAGATTGAGGGGCGCTTCAAGGAGATGTGGGACGAATCCTATGCAAGCCAACTGTCGTATTACAATCAGAAATCTTTTGACACGGTGTTGTCGGAGTTAACCTCAAAACTCAAAAGCGTGGAAAAACAGCTCAAACATCGCCAACGACAACTGTCGTGCTTTGACATCGATGATGACCTGCCTTGTGTTTCCTGCCGCAGCCCGGCCATGCGTAAAACCGCTGAACTGGCCAAGCGCATTGCCGGTACCGATTCTTCCGTAGTCATCAGTGGAGAAACCGGGGTGGGGAAAGAACGGATCGCTCAATATATTCACGATGAATCGCAGCGTGCCGTGCGCCCCTTTGTTGCCATCAACTGTGGTGCTTTGACCGAAACACTGCTGGAGAGTGAGCTGTTTGGCTACATCAAAGGGGCATTTACAGGTGCGGTAAAAGATACGGTAGGCTTGTTTGAAGCCGCCAACGGCGGGACACTTTTTCTTGATGAGATCGGTGAAATCTCGCCGAGTATGCAGGTAAAAATTCTCCGAGTTCTCCAGGAGAGGGAGATCCGCCGCATTGGTGATAACAAAACCAGACCTGTCGATTTTCGGGTGGTTTCGGCAACCAATCGTAATCTTTCAGAAGAGGTTGAAGCGGGCAGATTTCGTCAGGATCTTTACTACCGTCTGCGCGTGATCGAACTGCGCGTGCCCGCCATGAGGGAACGTCAGGACGACATCCTGCCTCTGGCGAGAATCTTTCTATCGGAAAGCGCCAAACGTTCCCAACGTGACATCACTGCATTCAGCCCGCAGGCCGCCAAACAACTGCTCAGTTATCATTGGCCCGGCAATGTGCGTGAATTGCAGAATGTTGTCGAGTATGGGGTTGCCCTGGCCACCGGCAACCGGATTGAAGTCGAGGATTTGCCGGAAGAGTTGCGCACGACCATGCCGCAACCCACCATTTCAGGGAAAATTTCCAGTCTCGAAGAGGTGGAGAAAAACTATATCCTCTCCGCACTGAAAACCATGGACGGCAATAAAACCAAGACCGCCGAAGCACTGAATATCGGCATCGCCACGCTTTATCGCAAATTGAACAGTTACGAAAAAGCATAA
- a CDS encoding cytochrome c3 family protein, which translates to MKNCLIFLTLFLMAASAAQAMNVGGAHADFDFSCADCHHQDEPEKAPSMKDCLACHGTYEELAELTKPEGEPDPTDPDTFANPHHSHMGPVPCMECHKTHQKSVLICEDCHNFDMQPK; encoded by the coding sequence ATGAAGAACTGTCTGATTTTTTTAACCCTGTTTCTGATGGCGGCCTCGGCGGCCCAGGCGATGAACGTTGGTGGTGCACATGCCGATTTTGATTTTTCCTGCGCAGATTGTCATCACCAGGACGAACCGGAAAAAGCTCCGAGCATGAAGGACTGTCTGGCCTGTCATGGAACCTATGAGGAGTTGGCGGAACTGACCAAGCCGGAAGGGGAGCCCGACCCGACCGATCCGGATACGTTTGCCAATCCGCATCATTCCCATATGGGACCGGTACCGTGCATGGAATGCCATAAAACCCATCAGAAATCAGTGCTGATCTGTGAGGACTGCCACAACTTCGACATGCAGCCGAAGTAG
- a CDS encoding OprD family outer membrane porin, which produces MRALILALVMVCLALPAIAADNLKEMFSQGSVRGEISLLNFTRDFKNGTQDKQDSALGGALYYKTDAFNGITLGAAFATTNGVGDYDDKGFYYGITAPVHESVSRLQEYYVQAQRFNTTVKIGAQELNTPFLNIHPIRMIHRTYRGVSVVNKSIDNLTLMGFYLTDHMGWVDDEFISFTNDVYIGGAAYKLPFEVVNTKAQAWYFTMKDSFRQTFFKVDFSKKLMILFFMPHRPFSHRNPREMSWMVSWIPISMVLMPGSVPTVSI; this is translated from the coding sequence ATGAGAGCTTTAATTTTAGCACTGGTAATGGTCTGTCTGGCGCTACCTGCCATCGCCGCAGATAATCTGAAGGAAATGTTTTCTCAAGGATCCGTCCGCGGTGAGATCAGCTTGCTCAATTTCACCCGTGACTTTAAAAATGGGACCCAGGATAAACAGGATTCTGCCCTTGGCGGCGCGTTGTACTACAAAACCGACGCCTTTAACGGGATCACCCTTGGCGCAGCTTTCGCCACCACTAACGGTGTGGGTGATTACGATGACAAAGGATTTTATTACGGCATTACGGCACCTGTTCATGAAAGTGTCAGCCGTCTCCAAGAATATTATGTTCAGGCCCAACGCTTTAATACCACAGTTAAAATCGGTGCCCAGGAACTCAATACACCGTTTCTCAATATCCATCCGATTCGCATGATTCACAGAACCTACCGTGGTGTGTCGGTGGTTAACAAGTCGATTGATAATCTGACCTTGATGGGATTTTACCTGACCGACCATATGGGCTGGGTGGATGACGAGTTTATTTCCTTCACGAACGATGTCTATATCGGTGGCGCTGCCTATAAACTGCCGTTCGAAGTCGTCAATACCAAGGCGCAAGCCTGGTACTTCACCATGAAAGACAGCTTCCGCCAGACCTTTTTTAAAGTCGATTTCAGTAAAAAATTAATGATTTTGTTCTTCATGCCGCACCGACCTTTTTCACACAGAAATCCCAGGGAGATGAGTTGGATGGTGAGCTGGATACCTATCAGTATGGTGTTAATGCCGGGGTCAGTGCCTACGGTTTCGATCTGA
- a CDS encoding EAL domain-containing protein codes for MAGNGSNNQDVVYEELYHDLMGLVGEPFFRALTTKLARLSGADYAFIGEYTDDQRDRVRTVAVYADGNNIDNLEFELENTPCAVVVREGLQRYPHNVLKLFPLDHLAIELKVESYIGLPLVDSKGEVMGPLAVFSRRPLGDIEMAETALHLFAMRAAAELERIKIERQRDEELHFLQSLLDAIPNPVFYKDLDSRYLGCNRSYEDLLRKSRQDIIGHRAADVMPPLRAVVAIREDNKVYDSALSRTYESTIEEPDHGTMQVLFNKAPFFDQDGELAGLVGTIQDISSLREMQSAMQSLVESTVGFTGSNCYRRVAQQLCQWFDADCAIVGRIQEEGKVLSLATIQDGVSMPSYSFNLSDTPCEKVVDEGMCLMSEGVMEHYPNCSLVTQMHAEGYVGTPIRDHNGEVLGVLSVLSRGKIKSLERAKDVLAIMAARVSAEIEREISEQRLRDNEDHLEYLVYHDVLTDLPNRQLFRDRLQHAISMASLGQHQVGVLFIDLDHFKKINDSLGHEVGDRLLCEVARRLRLCIGGLDTVARLSGDEFAIILDQLNNIENVILIAQEVNRRLAEMMVVEGYKLFLTASIGISLYPGDGKDVVSLLKCADAAMFKAKELGRDNYRFYTAGLNERASELLALEGALRQAVDKNHLVVYFQPQVELASRRIIGAEALVRWQHPENGMISPVDFIPMAEETGLIVSIGEWVLRQSCLQARQWQVAGYPPMRISVNMSARQFRQKDLVPMVRRILQETGLSPEYLDLEITESILMNDVDGAVERLVELHSLGIQLSIDDFGTGYSSLAYLKKFPIQYLKIDRSFVRDVIIDPNDAAIATAVIDLARNMNLNVIAEGIEQQDQHQFLLDRGCGYGQGYLFSRPIPAHEFEQLLVRQQGV; via the coding sequence ATGGCTGGAAACGGATCAAATAATCAGGATGTGGTGTACGAAGAGTTGTATCACGACCTGATGGGGCTGGTCGGGGAACCGTTTTTTCGGGCTCTGACGACAAAGCTTGCTCGACTTTCCGGAGCGGATTATGCCTTTATCGGTGAGTACACCGATGATCAACGCGATCGTGTCAGAACGGTGGCTGTTTACGCTGATGGCAATAATATCGATAATCTGGAGTTTGAACTCGAAAACACGCCCTGTGCCGTTGTTGTGCGCGAGGGATTGCAACGTTATCCGCACAATGTTCTAAAACTGTTTCCGCTTGATCATCTGGCCATAGAGTTGAAGGTGGAAAGCTATATCGGCTTGCCGCTTGTCGATTCAAAAGGTGAGGTGATGGGCCCTCTGGCTGTGTTCAGTCGGCGTCCTCTCGGCGATATAGAGATGGCGGAAACCGCTTTGCATCTGTTCGCCATGCGTGCCGCTGCTGAGCTGGAACGGATTAAGATTGAGCGTCAGCGTGATGAAGAGTTGCACTTTTTGCAAAGCTTGCTGGATGCGATTCCCAATCCGGTATTTTATAAAGATCTCGACAGCCGTTACCTCGGTTGTAATCGCAGCTACGAAGATCTGCTCAGGAAATCCCGCCAAGATATTATCGGCCACCGGGCCGCTGATGTGATGCCCCCTTTGCGTGCTGTTGTGGCGATTCGCGAAGATAATAAGGTCTACGACAGTGCCTTGTCGCGCACCTACGAATCGACTATTGAAGAACCGGATCATGGCACGATGCAGGTCTTGTTCAACAAGGCGCCTTTCTTTGATCAGGACGGTGAACTGGCCGGGCTGGTGGGGACGATTCAGGACATTTCCAGCCTGCGAGAAATGCAGTCGGCCATGCAATCGCTGGTGGAGAGTACGGTGGGCTTTACCGGCAGTAATTGTTACCGGCGTGTTGCTCAACAGTTGTGCCAATGGTTTGATGCCGATTGCGCTATTGTCGGGCGGATTCAGGAAGAGGGGAAGGTTCTGTCTCTGGCGACGATTCAGGATGGGGTGTCGATGCCGTCTTATAGTTTCAATCTGTCGGACACCCCGTGTGAAAAAGTCGTTGATGAGGGGATGTGCCTGATGAGTGAAGGGGTGATGGAACATTATCCCAACTGTAGTCTGGTTACCCAGATGCATGCTGAGGGCTATGTGGGCACCCCGATTCGCGATCACAACGGCGAAGTGCTTGGTGTTCTAAGTGTTTTGTCCCGCGGTAAGATCAAATCGTTGGAACGGGCTAAGGATGTTCTTGCCATCATGGCGGCACGGGTCAGCGCTGAAATTGAGCGGGAAATTTCAGAGCAACGTCTGCGAGATAACGAAGACCATCTCGAATATCTGGTTTACCATGATGTGCTCACAGACCTGCCCAATCGGCAATTGTTCAGAGACCGGCTTCAGCATGCGATCAGTATGGCCTCTCTGGGACAACATCAGGTTGGGGTGTTGTTTATTGATCTGGATCATTTTAAAAAAATTAATGATTCACTCGGCCATGAAGTAGGTGACCGGTTGCTGTGTGAAGTAGCCCGACGCCTGCGCTTGTGCATTGGCGGGTTGGATACCGTTGCTCGTCTCAGCGGGGATGAATTTGCCATTATCCTCGATCAGCTTAATAATATCGAAAATGTGATCCTCATTGCTCAGGAGGTCAACCGGCGACTGGCTGAAATGATGGTGGTTGAAGGCTATAAACTGTTTCTCACTGCCAGTATTGGTATCAGTCTCTATCCGGGCGATGGCAAGGATGTGGTGTCGCTGCTTAAATGTGCCGATGCCGCCATGTTTAAAGCGAAAGAGCTCGGTCGTGACAATTACCGGTTCTATACCGCCGGTCTCAATGAACGCGCCAGTGAACTTCTGGCATTGGAAGGTGCGCTACGCCAGGCGGTGGATAAAAACCATCTGGTGGTTTATTTCCAGCCGCAGGTCGAACTGGCCAGCCGAAGGATTATCGGAGCCGAGGCGCTGGTGCGGTGGCAGCATCCTGAAAATGGCATGATCTCACCGGTGGATTTTATCCCCATGGCCGAGGAAACCGGCCTGATTGTTTCCATTGGCGAATGGGTGCTACGTCAGTCGTGCCTCCAGGCCCGGCAGTGGCAGGTAGCAGGTTACCCGCCGATGCGGATTTCCGTCAATATGTCGGCGCGCCAATTCCGGCAAAAAGACCTTGTGCCCATGGTACGTCGGATCCTCCAGGAGACGGGACTGAGCCCGGAATATCTCGATCTTGAAATTACCGAGAGTATTTTGATGAACGATGTTGATGGCGCCGTGGAACGTCTCGTTGAGCTGCACAGTCTTGGTATCCAGTTATCCATTGATGATTTCGGAACCGGGTATTCGTCGCTGGCCTATCTGAAAAAATTCCCCATCCAATATCTTAAAATTGATCGCTCCTTCGTGCGTGATGTCATTATCGATCCGAATGATGCCGCGATTGCCACAGCCGTTATCGATCTGGCGCGCAATATGAACCTCAACGTTATTGCCGAGGGTATTGAGCAACAGGACCAGCACCAATTCCTGTTGGACCGCGGCTGTGGTTACGGCCAGGGCTATCTGTTCAGCCGTCCGATCCCCGCTCATGAGTTTGAGCAGTTGCTGGTTAGGCAGCAAGGGGTGTGA
- the selA gene encoding L-seryl-tRNA(Sec) selenium transferase, producing the protein MKNHVALLKQLPAIDRLLQHSALAHSTAPHCLIVEAAQETVDHCRRSILDAKAEQTVCVDLDTLAGQAATRLTEKLRASLCRVINATGTLLHTNLGRAPLSDEALDNIDQVARGYSNLELNLTTGKRGHRYSHIDELLCRLTGAEAAAVVNNNAGAVLLSLTALAKGKEAIVSRGELVEIGGAFRVPDVMEASGVQLCEIGTTNKTHLKDYRQAINENTGLLLKVHTSNYRIVGFTESVSAAQMVDLGKEHKIPVMEDLGSGMLFDLSEFGLPREPTVREAVDAGIDLLTFSGDKLLGGPQAGLIVGKKWAIDKIRNHPLARALRIDKLTLAALETTLSHYLDRQQAIDKVPVLRMLNMKAEDLKQRSEGFTAQLSKRLADTARVELIEEPSCVGGGALPTTELAGWAVALTLPAASVDQCATTLRQAEIPVVARIQEDRLIINLRTVLPAQETLLLDALTAACGPKN; encoded by the coding sequence ATGAAAAACCATGTCGCCCTGCTCAAGCAACTCCCGGCCATCGACCGCCTTCTGCAACACTCGGCGCTGGCGCACAGCACAGCCCCGCACTGTCTGATTGTCGAAGCCGCTCAAGAAACGGTTGATCACTGTCGCCGGTCTATTCTCGACGCCAAAGCGGAACAAACCGTTTGCGTCGATCTCGACACCCTTGCCGGCCAGGCCGCAACCCGCTTGACCGAAAAATTGCGCGCTTCATTGTGTCGGGTGATCAATGCCACCGGCACCCTGCTGCACACCAACTTAGGTCGGGCACCTCTGAGTGATGAAGCATTGGACAATATCGACCAAGTGGCTCGCGGTTACTCTAATCTTGAGCTCAACCTGACCACGGGCAAGCGTGGCCATCGCTACAGTCATATTGATGAGTTGCTGTGTCGTCTGACCGGCGCTGAAGCCGCCGCGGTTGTCAACAACAATGCCGGGGCAGTTCTGCTGTCATTGACCGCGTTGGCCAAAGGTAAGGAAGCCATCGTTTCGCGTGGCGAATTGGTGGAGATCGGCGGCGCATTCCGAGTTCCGGATGTAATGGAAGCCAGCGGGGTACAATTATGCGAAATTGGCACCACCAACAAAACGCACCTCAAAGATTACCGTCAGGCTATTAACGAAAATACCGGCCTGTTGCTTAAAGTACATACCAGCAATTACCGCATTGTCGGCTTCACCGAATCGGTCAGTGCCGCGCAAATGGTTGATCTCGGCAAAGAGCACAAAATTCCGGTCATGGAAGATCTTGGCAGCGGCATGCTGTTTGATCTCAGCGAGTTTGGTCTGCCCCGTGAACCGACGGTGCGTGAAGCGGTGGATGCCGGTATCGACCTGCTCACCTTCAGTGGTGACAAACTGCTCGGCGGTCCGCAGGCCGGTCTGATTGTCGGTAAGAAATGGGCCATCGATAAGATCCGCAACCATCCGCTGGCCCGCGCTCTGCGCATCGACAAACTGACCCTGGCCGCGTTGGAAACAACCCTGAGTCACTACCTGGATCGCCAGCAAGCCATCGACAAGGTTCCGGTGCTGCGCATGCTCAACATGAAAGCCGAAGACCTCAAGCAACGCAGCGAAGGTTTTACCGCTCAACTGTCCAAACGTCTTGCCGACACCGCCCGCGTTGAACTGATCGAAGAGCCATCCTGTGTGGGCGGCGGCGCTCTGCCAACCACGGAACTGGCGGGCTGGGCTGTGGCCTTAACATTACCCGCCGCCTCAGTGGACCAATGCGCCACAACCTTACGTCAGGCTGAAATTCCTGTTGTTGCCCGCATTCAAGAAGACCGGCTGATCATCAATCTGCGTACTGTGCTTCCCGCTCAGGAGACCCTGCTGCTTGACGCCTTAACCGCCGCCTGTGGCCCAAAGAACTGA
- a CDS encoding DUF1566 domain-containing protein, with product MLPVGTERKKKSGWWLFSTGFFLLLVGVFFLTVSPSADEGLEWEAQEQGFWEFHTHDLRFWHKDADKYCRQLTKGGHYDWRLPTVEELKELLQLSARHRRSRAGVERAIYWTATPYGEEGRRFWAVSFLSEQAAAMEEHNYNSVVCVRGGTH from the coding sequence ATGCTTCCTGTAGGTACAGAGAGGAAAAAGAAATCTGGTTGGTGGCTGTTTTCTACAGGTTTTTTTCTGTTGCTTGTCGGTGTTTTTTTTCTGACCGTCTCCCCTTCGGCTGACGAAGGTCTTGAGTGGGAAGCTCAGGAACAGGGGTTCTGGGAATTTCATACCCACGATCTGCGTTTTTGGCATAAAGATGCCGACAAGTACTGTCGCCAACTGACCAAAGGTGGCCATTATGACTGGCGTCTGCCGACAGTGGAGGAGCTTAAAGAACTGTTGCAACTGTCGGCACGGCATCGCCGGAGCCGGGCTGGGGTGGAACGGGCAATTTACTGGACGGCTACGCCTTATGGCGAAGAGGGCCGTCGATTCTGGGCGGTTTCCTTTCTCAGTGAGCAGGCTGCCGCCATGGAAGAACACAATTATAATTCTGTTGTCTGTGTTCGTGGGGGGACACACTAG
- a CDS encoding FAD-dependent oxidoreductase, giving the protein MRNVLKRCLSVFTVVVAATTFSLPAFAEQVMNTDVVIIGAGTSGLAAGVQAIQNGNKVILLEKQAKVGGTGNFCEGLFAAESKIQKRIGIDVSKDFAFDTIMEYSHYKANGALVSCFVDKSAETIDWLDELGVKIEYVGVGGFGGPLTWHVIAPGPDYPDKNPHDYHCARMINVFNKYILDHGGEILLQTPGTGLIKEDGKVVGAFAENKDGENIRINAKAVIIATGGFANNKEMMNKYSPYPDLIPVGNMGKDGDGIRMAWDAGAAEEGVDVMQMYRPGLKGFHPADQMIALAVQPYFWVNPRGERYTDESSVQLWPYAGNALVRIGGTAYSIYDDATRKKAVEEGIEMPLGEWVIQGTKLTNWEKSFYKELKRDRGNVFKANSIKELAKMLDMDPAVLQSSVDKMNSWAQTREDGEFKKDSKFLRAVATPPFYATKLTPRHLGTLGGVRINEKTEAVNEHDEAVPGLYVVGTDAGGMYGDSYDLLLGGGTAGFAVNSGRIAADSASEYIGAAQ; this is encoded by the coding sequence ATGAGGAACGTATTGAAAAGATGTCTGTCGGTTTTTACCGTCGTCGTTGCTGCCACAACGTTTTCACTGCCGGCATTTGCTGAGCAGGTGATGAATACCGATGTTGTTATCATCGGTGCCGGGACCTCCGGTCTGGCAGCTGGTGTTCAGGCTATTCAGAATGGTAACAAGGTCATTTTGCTGGAAAAGCAGGCGAAAGTTGGCGGTACCGGCAACTTCTGTGAAGGCCTGTTTGCTGCTGAAAGTAAGATTCAGAAGCGCATTGGTATCGATGTCTCGAAGGATTTCGCTTTTGATACCATTATGGAATACAGCCATTACAAGGCCAATGGTGCCCTGGTATCCTGCTTTGTCGACAAATCTGCTGAAACCATTGATTGGCTCGACGAACTCGGAGTCAAGATTGAGTATGTCGGCGTAGGTGGTTTCGGCGGCCCGCTGACCTGGCACGTTATTGCTCCTGGTCCGGATTACCCGGATAAAAATCCCCACGATTACCACTGTGCGCGCATGATCAATGTCTTCAACAAGTACATCCTTGATCATGGCGGTGAGATTCTGCTGCAGACTCCCGGTACCGGCCTGATCAAGGAGGACGGTAAGGTTGTCGGCGCTTTTGCTGAAAACAAAGATGGAGAGAACATTCGTATTAATGCCAAGGCGGTCATCATCGCCACCGGTGGTTTTGCCAATAACAAAGAGATGATGAATAAGTACTCTCCCTATCCTGACCTGATCCCGGTCGGCAACATGGGCAAAGACGGCGATGGTATCCGTATGGCGTGGGACGCCGGTGCTGCGGAAGAGGGTGTTGACGTCATGCAGATGTACCGCCCCGGTCTCAAGGGTTTCCATCCTGCTGACCAGATGATTGCCCTGGCTGTTCAGCCTTATTTCTGGGTCAATCCCCGTGGTGAGCGCTACACCGACGAGTCAAGTGTCCAACTGTGGCCCTATGCCGGTAACGCTCTGGTGCGTATCGGTGGTACCGCATACTCCATCTACGATGATGCCACCCGTAAAAAAGCCGTTGAAGAGGGTATTGAGATGCCTCTGGGCGAGTGGGTTATTCAGGGTACCAAGCTGACCAACTGGGAAAAATCATTTTACAAAGAGCTCAAGCGCGACCGCGGCAATGTCTTTAAAGCCAACAGCATCAAAGAGCTGGCCAAAATGCTCGACATGGACCCTGCGGTTCTGCAGAGCAGCGTCGACAAAATGAACAGCTGGGCGCAAACCCGTGAAGACGGCGAGTTCAAGAAAGACAGCAAGTTCCTGCGCGCAGTTGCAACGCCTCCTTTCTATGCCACGAAATTGACCCCGCGTCATCTCGGTACCCTTGGTGGCGTACGCATCAACGAGAAAACCGAAGCTGTTAATGAGCATGATGAGGCTGTTCCCGGTCTCTATGTTGTCGGTACCGATGCCGGTGGTATGTACGGCGACAGCTACGATCTGCTGCTGGGTGGTGGAACCGCTGGTTTTGCCGTCAACTCCGGCCGGATAGCAGCCGACAGCGCCAGCGAATATATCGGTGCCGCACAGTAA